In Nitratiruptor sp. YY09-18, a single window of DNA contains:
- a CDS encoding shikimate kinase: MDNILLIGFMGVGKGTLARAMAAKTDIYAIDTDDLIESLTNMKIKKIFKKKGESYFRSLEQKTADWLATSVKNSIISTGGGFYKVKNIKDIGTVVYLQADFDWIYQRITKSKNAKKKIKKRPLFKSYEDAKKLYESRSKEYEKVADIIVNVQNKSTNEIIEEILAKTLQS, encoded by the coding sequence ATGGATAACATTCTACTTATAGGTTTTATGGGAGTTGGCAAAGGTACTCTTGCTCGCGCTATGGCAGCAAAAACAGATATTTATGCAATTGATACAGATGATTTGATTGAGAGCCTTACCAATATGAAAATCAAAAAAATATTCAAAAAAAAGGGTGAAAGCTATTTCCGCTCACTTGAACAAAAAACAGCAGACTGGCTGGCGACAAGCGTTAAAAACTCTATTATTTCTACCGGTGGAGGATTTTACAAAGTAAAAAACATTAAAGATATTGGCACAGTTGTGTATCTTCAGGCAGATTTTGATTGGATATATCAACGTATTACAAAGAGTAAAAATGCTAAAAAGAAAATCAAAAAGAGGCCTCTTTTTAAATCTTATGAAGATGCAAAAAAACTCTATGAATCACGTAGCAAAGAGTATGAAAAAGTCGCTGATATCATAGTAAATGTTCAAAATAAAAGTACAAATGAAATAATAGAGGAGATTTTAGCTAAGACTTTACAATCTTAG
- a CDS encoding RsmB/NOP family class I SAM-dependent RNA methyltransferase gives MHQQLFEERIKKINPDILQALQSKDSFSFRINHHRATTDEAIQLLQEEGYEPEIIAWAQDVFVLPMSERKKITKSRAYTQNMIYIQNLSSIFAAYSLDIEPEDWVLDLAAAPGGKSLIFSERAKKVSAVEPDKGRFFRMKRNFKEHMAKNIQTYNKDGRFIYKSCPAWFDKVFLDAPCSSEAHIDGEVTWWNMRRVRKFAKLQKELIISAFESLKPSGQMIYATCTFAPEENEAVVNFLLSRYPEARVVPVEAPFPNKMAGIPEWEGEKFHPDVAKTLRILPQDAYSGFYLAKIVKS, from the coding sequence TTGCATCAGCAGCTTTTTGAAGAGAGAATAAAAAAGATTAATCCTGATATATTGCAGGCTTTGCAATCAAAAGATAGTTTTAGCTTTCGTATTAATCATCATAGAGCCACTACTGATGAGGCGATACAATTGCTGCAAGAAGAGGGCTATGAGCCAGAAATAATTGCATGGGCCCAAGATGTATTTGTTTTGCCAATGAGTGAGCGCAAAAAGATCACAAAAAGCAGAGCCTATACACAAAATATGATATATATTCAAAATCTCTCATCTATTTTTGCTGCATATTCACTCGATATTGAGCCAGAAGACTGGGTTCTTGATCTTGCAGCTGCTCCTGGAGGTAAAAGCCTCATTTTTAGCGAAAGAGCTAAGAAGGTGAGTGCAGTAGAGCCTGATAAGGGTCGATTTTTTCGTATGAAGCGAAACTTCAAAGAGCATATGGCAAAAAATATTCAAACATACAATAAAGATGGACGATTTATCTACAAAAGCTGTCCGGCATGGTTTGATAAAGTATTTTTGGATGCTCCTTGCAGTAGTGAGGCGCATATTGACGGGGAAGTCACATGGTGGAATATGCGGCGTGTGAGGAAGTTTGCAAAACTGCAAAAAGAGCTTATTATCAGCGCTTTTGAGAGTCTCAAACCTAGTGGGCAGATGATATATGCCACCTGCACATTTGCACCTGAAGAGAATGAAGCGGTAGTAAATTTTTTATTGAGTAGATATCCTGAGGCTAGAGTTGTACCTGTAGAAGCACCTTTTCCAAACAAAATGGCAGGAATACCTGAGTGGGAGGGAGAGAAGTTTCATCCAGATGTTGCAAAGACTCTGCGTATTTTGCCTCAAGATGCTTATAGCGGCTTTTATTTGGCTAAGATTGTAAAGTCTTAG
- a CDS encoding HAD-IIB family hydrolase: MEFFVTDLDKTFLRSDLTLSQFSIDTWNSFDKPITVATARSYTGVTKLLHGIKLHYPMILLDGAMICAPDGTPLIVNALPKTIVDDFIDLIEKEFNERPLIVGIDENMQERFLYPKKLNIHQKELLQNYQNDNRVLNIQKLRALPQNLKVVYLGDKALLQNIEQRVKSLYNIESKLAKDPYQNCYFLTFLHPLGDKAHALKELENIADVEAKDVTVFGDSHNDIGMFAWAGKALAVANALPEVKQKADEVLPWSNDEDAVARYLASL; encoded by the coding sequence TTGGAGTTTTTCGTCACCGATTTAGACAAGACTTTTTTACGCAGTGATTTAACTCTTTCTCAGTTTAGCATCGATACATGGAATAGTTTTGATAAACCCATTACAGTTGCTACTGCGAGAAGCTATACGGGAGTTACAAAACTTTTGCATGGTATCAAACTCCACTATCCTATGATTTTGCTTGATGGAGCTATGATTTGTGCTCCCGATGGAACACCACTTATTGTAAATGCATTGCCAAAAACCATAGTAGATGATTTTATAGATCTCATAGAAAAAGAGTTTAACGAGCGACCTTTGATTGTTGGTATCGATGAAAATATGCAAGAAAGGTTTCTCTATCCTAAAAAACTCAATATCCATCAAAAAGAGCTATTACAAAACTATCAAAATGATAACCGGGTACTCAATATTCAAAAGCTTCGCGCACTGCCACAAAACCTCAAAGTAGTCTATTTGGGAGATAAAGCGCTTTTACAAAATATTGAACAAAGAGTAAAAAGCCTTTATAATATAGAATCAAAACTTGCAAAGGACCCCTATCAAAATTGCTACTTTTTAACATTTTTGCACCCTTTAGGAGATAAAGCGCATGCCTTAAAGGAATTAGAAAATATTGCAGATGTAGAAGCAAAAGATGTAACAGTCTTTGGTGATAGCCACAACGATATAGGTATGTTTGCATGGGCTGGAAAAGCTCTTGCTGTAGCAAATGCTTTGCCTGAAGTTAAACAAAAAGCAGATGAAGTTTTGCCATGGAGCAATGATGAAGATGCAGTGGCAAGATACCTCGCCTCTCTTTAG
- a CDS encoding glycosyltransferase yields the protein MKMQWQDTSPLFSVIIPVYNRERYIARAVESVLQQSFKDYELIIVDDGSTDNTPNVIKKYPATIIHQPNLGVSVARNRGIQAAQGKFIALLDSDDEWKKNHLAHHAQFFTNYPDYKIHQTDEIWIRNGKFLNKKKIHLKKGGRIFYDSLHLCLISPSAVAIKRELFNEIGFFREDFAVCEDYELWLRITKRYPVGYTPIATVIKYGGHSDQLSRKYYAMDRWRIKAMLPFCIDPKVVEIALKKCQILLQGAMKHQNREILEEFMPIYEQLLQKHKVFAG from the coding sequence ATGAAGATGCAGTGGCAAGATACCTCGCCTCTCTTTAGTGTTATCATACCTGTATACAATAGAGAAAGATATATCGCAAGAGCAGTAGAGTCTGTATTGCAGCAAAGTTTCAAAGACTATGAACTTATTATCGTAGATGATGGGTCTACTGATAATACTCCAAACGTGATCAAAAAATATCCAGCCACAATCATTCACCAACCAAATCTTGGAGTAAGCGTAGCAAGAAATAGAGGTATCCAAGCAGCACAAGGTAAATTCATTGCACTTTTGGATAGTGATGATGAGTGGAAAAAAAATCATTTAGCCCACCATGCACAATTTTTCACAAATTATCCAGATTATAAAATTCATCAAACCGATGAGATATGGATACGTAATGGCAAATTTCTCAACAAAAAAAAGATCCATCTCAAAAAGGGTGGGAGAATTTTTTATGATTCTCTCCATCTTTGCCTTATATCACCTTCGGCAGTGGCAATAAAGCGAGAACTTTTCAATGAAATTGGATTTTTTCGAGAAGATTTTGCTGTATGTGAAGATTATGAACTATGGTTACGTATAACAAAAAGATACCCAGTAGGATATACTCCTATTGCTACAGTTATTAAATATGGAGGTCATAGCGATCAACTCTCTCGCAAATACTATGCTATGGATAGATGGCGCATTAAAGCTATGCTACCATTTTGTATTGATCCAAAAGTTGTAGAAATTGCTTTGAAAAAGTGTCAAATTCTCCTTCAAGGAGCAATGAAACATCAAAATAGAGAAATTTTAGAAGAGTTTATGCCAATTTATGAGCAACTCCTGCAAAAACACAAAGTTTTTGCAGGATAA
- a CDS encoding DJ-1 family glyoxalase III, producing MANVLVPLADGFEEIEAMAIIDVLSRAGNKVVVAGLFDNEVEGANTGLKILVHDLLKDVDPEDFDLMVLPGGLPGAEHLAKSELVQEYIKRMNEKGKLVGAICAAPWALKEAGVLEGKKHTNYPGFEEKTGKKGYVPDQKVVIDGNVVTSRGPGTAICFALELVKILNGEAMYKQLKEGLLADYC from the coding sequence ATGGCAAATGTTCTCGTTCCATTGGCCGATGGTTTTGAAGAGATAGAAGCGATGGCGATCATCGATGTATTGAGTCGCGCTGGCAATAAAGTAGTAGTGGCTGGACTCTTTGATAATGAGGTGGAAGGAGCAAATACTGGTCTAAAAATCTTAGTCCATGACCTGCTCAAAGATGTAGATCCTGAAGATTTTGATCTCATGGTATTACCAGGAGGACTTCCTGGTGCTGAGCATTTAGCAAAGAGTGAGCTAGTGCAAGAGTATATTAAGAGAATGAATGAGAAAGGGAAGCTTGTTGGAGCAATCTGTGCAGCTCCATGGGCTTTGAAAGAGGCTGGTGTCTTAGAAGGTAAAAAACATACCAACTATCCTGGGTTTGAAGAAAAAACTGGTAAAAAAGGTTATGTTCCAGATCAAAAAGTAGTTATAGATGGGAATGTGGTAACATCACGGGGACCTGGGACTGCGATCTGCTTTGCACTAGAGCTTGTAAAAATTCTCAACGGTGAAGCGATGTACAAGCAGCTCAAAGAGGGACTCTTAGCAGATTACTGCTAA
- a CDS encoding OmpA family protein translates to MQRILLSFLIGFLAVVPLQAKEPGKDHPLISRFPGSKMTYYEQKEFDQLQVLHCPTSKLLHDIKKCQIEPIVGKVTRIKYRTPKKRSAFEIYMNYLEALQNGGYTITANLQTKGVRSFVKDKARFDSGYPDLMDLSERESDHFYIGAVNNDKTAHIMVYVGEGYEGRQGGVAIGVVEKRAMQRGLVTAKAIANKLQAQGHIPIYGIYFDFDKAIIKPESEPTLKEIAKFLQENPKTKVYIVGHTDNQGKFAYNMKLSQKRADAVRDRLISRYHIDPTRIRSYGVGPLCPVATNQTEIGRAKNRRVELVKQ, encoded by the coding sequence ATGCAAAGGATACTTTTATCTTTCTTGATTGGGTTTTTGGCAGTTGTACCCCTTCAAGCAAAAGAACCTGGCAAAGACCATCCACTTATTTCACGTTTCCCAGGCTCTAAGATGACATACTATGAGCAAAAAGAATTCGATCAGCTACAAGTGCTTCACTGTCCTACTTCAAAACTCCTGCACGATATAAAAAAGTGTCAGATAGAGCCAATTGTGGGGAAAGTGACACGTATAAAATATCGTACTCCAAAAAAGAGAAGTGCATTTGAAATATATATGAACTATCTTGAGGCACTCCAGAATGGAGGCTATACAATCACTGCAAACTTGCAAACAAAGGGTGTGCGCTCTTTTGTTAAAGATAAGGCTAGATTTGATAGTGGATATCCAGATCTCATGGATCTTTCTGAGAGAGAAAGTGATCATTTCTATATTGGAGCAGTCAACAATGATAAGACAGCACATATCATGGTATATGTGGGTGAAGGCTATGAGGGCAGACAAGGTGGCGTAGCTATTGGAGTTGTAGAAAAAAGAGCTATGCAGCGTGGACTTGTCACTGCAAAAGCAATAGCCAATAAACTCCAAGCGCAAGGACATATTCCAATTTATGGCATATATTTTGATTTTGACAAAGCCATTATCAAGCCAGAATCAGAGCCAACTCTCAAAGAGATAGCAAAATTCTTACAAGAAAATCCAAAAACAAAGGTTTATATTGTTGGTCATACAGACAATCAAGGAAAATTTGCTTATAATATGAAGTTGTCTCAAAAAAGAGCTGATGCTGTACGAGATAGATTGATTAGCCGATATCACATAGACCCAACAAGAATACGATCTTATGGTGTTGGGCCTTTATGTCCTGTTGCTACGAATCAGACAGAAATAGGACGAGCTAAAAATAGAAGGGTAGAATTAGTCAAGCAATAA
- the efp gene encoding elongation factor P: MSYSMNDLKKGLRIELGGVPYRIVEYQHVKPGKGAAYVRTKIKSLIDGRVLEKTFHAGDKAEKPDLEEKEMQYLYDDGENMHFMDTTTYDQITLTHDQVGDDNIKYLKDGMNVKILFHNGKAISVEIPPVVELEVTETAPAFKGDTATGGRKPATLETGAVVQVPFHILTGDVIKVDTVEGKYLEKVK; this comes from the coding sequence ATGTCTTATAGCATGAATGACCTCAAAAAGGGGCTACGTATTGAACTTGGCGGAGTACCGTATAGAATTGTGGAGTATCAGCATGTCAAACCTGGTAAAGGTGCAGCATATGTACGTACAAAAATCAAATCTCTTATCGATGGAAGAGTGCTTGAGAAGACCTTCCATGCGGGAGATAAGGCTGAAAAGCCCGATCTTGAAGAAAAAGAGATGCAGTATCTCTATGATGATGGCGAAAACATGCACTTCATGGATACTACAACTTATGATCAGATAACTCTTACCCATGATCAAGTGGGTGATGATAATATCAAATATCTCAAAGATGGTATGAATGTCAAAATTCTCTTTCACAATGGCAAAGCGATTTCAGTAGAGATTCCTCCAGTTGTGGAGCTTGAAGTGACCGAAACAGCACCGGCATTCAAAGGTGATACTGCTACAGGTGGACGCAAACCTGCAACGCTAGAAACTGGTGCAGTCGTACAAGTACCTTTTCATATTCTTACAGGTGATGTTATCAAGGTTGATACAGTTGAAGGGAAATACCTCGAAAAAGTAAAATAA
- a CDS encoding DUF2905 domain-containing protein: MEFGKILVFMGIALIVIGLFISYVGRLPGDIYIKKENFTFYFPITTSIVLSILFSLLLYIFSRFFR, from the coding sequence GTGGAGTTTGGTAAAATCCTTGTATTTATGGGGATTGCTCTTATTGTCATTGGTCTTTTTATCTCATACGTCGGGCGTTTGCCTGGCGATATCTATATTAAAAAAGAGAACTTCACATTCTACTTTCCTATCACTACCTCTATCGTTTTGAGCATTCTCTTTTCACTTCTTTTATACATCTTTTCAAGATTTTTTCGATAA
- a CDS encoding efflux RND transporter permease subunit has protein sequence MKKFEKWIYAILENRSKKILVIVLVLASLAASIMMIPTKIVWVKMLPGKSANTFSVYIDLPTGSSIEQTKMVNECVVDVLKKEKEVTDIESYLGMGAPLDYAGLVKGSAFKNSENVAEIVVNLTDKHERDERSYNMVHRLRPVVQKKCEPLVKNTSIKFIEQPAGPPTLASIVAEIYTPNEKTRRAFAQKVAEIFKKTPGLVDVDIMEDDIYKKYHLKPNIDKIQKSGLAVEQVQKILYLAFEGMAVGVKNSENYPSQIDLFLRLSDESRRFDDKTLEAVKNKLASFELMNQKGMMVPLIEVVDIEEATNEPTIMHKNLKRYTNVIAETDLVSQVYPLLDAREKMMEEFKKDYEIQKTDYLFNLRFIDKKTGEKIDLKWDGEMKVTLDTFRDLGLAFIAALILIYLLIVVYYKSYTLSNIVMAGSFLSIIGVIVGHWVADLVTADTFFLTATSLIGFIALMGISSRNSILLIDFAKALMVEKHIPKRRAIAIATATRARPIMLTAIAIILGSALLASDPIFGGLGVALIGGTVAAVIVSLIFIPVLMDNAKAMDFTDEKTRSEEEFK, from the coding sequence GTGAAAAAGTTTGAGAAGTGGATATATGCGATACTAGAAAATAGATCCAAGAAAATTTTGGTAATTGTTCTAGTTCTTGCCTCCTTGGCAGCAAGTATTATGATGATCCCTACTAAAATTGTTTGGGTGAAAATGCTGCCAGGAAAGAGTGCTAATACCTTCAGTGTTTATATAGATCTTCCTACAGGAAGCTCTATTGAGCAGACAAAAATGGTCAATGAGTGTGTTGTAGATGTTCTCAAAAAGGAAAAAGAGGTCACTGATATAGAGAGCTATCTTGGTATGGGTGCACCACTTGACTATGCAGGATTAGTGAAGGGGAGTGCATTTAAAAATAGTGAAAATGTTGCTGAGATTGTAGTGAACCTCACTGATAAGCATGAAAGAGATGAGCGCAGTTACAATATGGTGCACCGACTACGCCCGGTTGTACAAAAGAAGTGTGAACCACTCGTGAAAAACACTTCTATCAAATTCATCGAGCAGCCTGCTGGACCTCCTACACTCGCTTCAATAGTTGCAGAGATATATACACCGAATGAGAAGACAAGACGTGCATTTGCGCAAAAAGTAGCAGAGATTTTCAAAAAGACTCCAGGTCTTGTAGATGTGGATATCATGGAGGATGATATCTACAAAAAATACCATCTCAAGCCAAACATTGATAAAATCCAAAAGAGTGGACTTGCTGTAGAGCAGGTGCAAAAGATCTTGTATCTAGCTTTTGAGGGTATGGCAGTAGGTGTGAAAAACAGTGAAAACTATCCATCCCAGATCGATCTCTTTTTGCGCCTCAGTGATGAATCAAGAAGGTTTGATGATAAGACTTTAGAAGCAGTCAAGAATAAACTCGCTTCATTTGAACTCATGAATCAAAAAGGGATGATGGTGCCTCTCATTGAAGTGGTCGATATTGAAGAGGCGACAAACGAGCCAACTATCATGCATAAAAATCTCAAGCGCTATACAAATGTCATAGCAGAAACTGACCTCGTCTCACAAGTCTATCCACTCCTTGATGCGCGTGAAAAGATGATGGAGGAGTTTAAAAAAGATTATGAGATTCAGAAGACAGACTATCTTTTCAATTTGCGCTTTATTGACAAGAAGACTGGAGAGAAGATAGATCTGAAATGGGATGGAGAGATGAAGGTAACGCTTGATACCTTCAGAGATCTTGGTTTGGCATTCATTGCGGCTTTGATCCTTATCTATCTTCTCATTGTTGTCTATTACAAGAGCTATACCCTCTCAAACATTGTTATGGCAGGAAGTTTCCTCTCAATTATCGGTGTGATTGTGGGACACTGGGTAGCAGATCTTGTGACAGCAGATACATTTTTCCTCACAGCCACATCGCTCATTGGTTTTATCGCTTTGATGGGTATCAGTTCGAGAAACTCTATCCTCCTCATTGATTTTGCCAAAGCTTTAATGGTAGAAAAACATATACCAAAGAGACGTGCAATCGCTATAGCAACAGCAACCAGGGCGCGTCCTATTATGTTGACAGCTATAGCAATTATTCTTGGCTCAGCACTCCTTGCAAGTGATCCGATATTTGGAGGACTTGGTGTTGCACTTATTGGTGGTACTGTCGCGGCTGTAATTGTTTCACTCATATTTATTCCAGTGCTTATGGATAATGCTAAAGCTATGGACTTTACAGATGAAAAGACAAGAAGCGAAGAGGAGTTTAAGTAG
- a CDS encoding efflux RND transporter permease subunit: MSKEQEIRCNYKPKDIAGKLALIFLHNPLTALLAIFILAVGYLSLEIMPREEDPQIAISGGTVIVPMPGATPKEIENVIVKPLEEKIREISGVEYIYGIAKHNVGVVNVQYYIGQNREISNLKLYDKVMQNMNLLPKNAMQPLVKPFDIDIDIPILTYAFYKKDDTISDAKFFKIIKDIQYRVNRIKNVSKTQLKGAHKRQFNIFVDLEKLSGYHLSLGQIMQAIGSVAKEVPEVKNRTKDKKIVIFGVPNAIESVEDVKNIMVANYMGSPIYVKDIAKVEDGIDVQNFHKALVWTKDLHTKPQYTLEVSKLKGTNAVFVAHDVQALINELKPYLQKHHIGFVLTRDYGKRANDAVNELVDHLLITIAIIAVMLVFFLGWKEALIVTFTVPAILSVTLFIAYLSGQTINRITLFAFLLSLGLLVDAAIIVIENIHRHLHEHDAVYKDMDTILVEATDEIGAPTNVATVAIIMTMIPMLFVGGMMGEFMKPIPLNVPVALLASLVIAYIFTPYLAKKMLKKPHMHHHHHHFQKDEKIPPECDREGGKQ; the protein is encoded by the coding sequence ATGAGTAAAGAGCAAGAGATTCGATGTAATTATAAGCCTAAAGATATTGCAGGAAAACTCGCCCTTATTTTTTTGCATAACCCTTTGACAGCCCTTTTGGCTATCTTCATTTTGGCTGTGGGATATCTCTCACTTGAGATCATGCCACGTGAAGAGGATCCACAAATTGCAATTAGTGGGGGAACAGTGATCGTTCCTATGCCAGGAGCAACTCCAAAAGAGATAGAAAATGTCATTGTTAAACCTCTTGAAGAAAAGATCAGGGAGATTAGTGGGGTTGAGTATATATATGGTATTGCAAAGCATAATGTAGGAGTTGTGAATGTCCAATATTACATCGGACAAAATAGGGAGATCTCCAACCTCAAGCTCTATGACAAAGTGATGCAAAATATGAATCTTCTTCCCAAAAATGCTATGCAACCACTAGTTAAACCTTTTGATATCGATATAGATATTCCGATCCTTACATACGCTTTTTACAAAAAAGATGATACGATAAGTGATGCGAAGTTTTTCAAGATCATAAAAGATATTCAATATCGCGTCAATCGTATCAAAAATGTCTCAAAAACTCAGCTCAAAGGCGCACATAAACGTCAGTTCAATATTTTTGTTGACCTAGAAAAACTGAGCGGTTACCATCTTTCACTAGGTCAGATTATGCAAGCGATCGGTTCAGTGGCAAAAGAGGTGCCAGAAGTTAAAAACAGAACAAAAGATAAAAAGATTGTCATCTTTGGTGTTCCAAATGCTATAGAGAGTGTAGAAGATGTGAAAAATATCATGGTAGCCAACTATATGGGCTCACCTATCTATGTCAAAGATATTGCAAAAGTTGAAGATGGTATCGATGTGCAAAATTTTCATAAAGCTTTGGTGTGGACAAAGGATCTTCATACAAAGCCTCAATATACTTTAGAAGTCTCAAAACTCAAGGGCACCAATGCTGTGTTTGTTGCTCATGACGTGCAGGCTCTTATAAATGAGCTTAAGCCGTATTTGCAAAAGCACCACATCGGTTTCGTGCTCACACGCGATTATGGAAAGAGGGCAAATGATGCAGTCAATGAGCTTGTTGATCACTTGCTCATCACTATCGCTATCATTGCAGTGATGCTTGTCTTTTTCCTTGGATGGAAAGAGGCGCTTATCGTAACATTTACTGTGCCAGCAATTTTGTCTGTTACCCTCTTTATAGCATATTTGAGCGGACAGACAATCAACCGTATTACTCTTTTTGCATTTTTGCTCTCATTGGGTCTCTTGGTGGATGCTGCAATTATTGTTATTGAAAATATCCATAGACATCTCCATGAGCACGATGCAGTCTATAAAGATATGGATACGATTTTGGTCGAAGCAACAGATGAGATAGGTGCACCGACTAACGTAGCAACTGTGGCAATCATCATGACAATGATACCTATGCTCTTTGTTGGTGGTATGATGGGTGAATTTATGAAGCCGATCCCTCTTAATGTCCCAGTAGCCCTTCTTGCTTCACTCGTGATCGCTTATATTTTCACACCATATCTAGCCAAAAAAATGCTCAAAAAACCGCATATGCATCATCACCATCACCATTTCCAAAAAGATGAGAAAATCCCCCCAGAATGTGATAGAGAGGGAGGTAAACAGTGA
- a CDS encoding efflux RND transporter periplasmic adaptor subunit, with amino-acid sequence MKRLVIFVLLAISSFAAGFSLSGTVYSDDTKMLGTRYMGFVKKVLAHEGDWVKKGQVLYIIDSKEIDLAKSQVELMISQARLAVAMNYNMYIFAKTNYERHQRLFKKGMVSKFELEKMQLMYNNSKNMYEIAKKQLRQAKTKLAEVLHQYEYLKIKAPNDGVIIQNNVKVGQLTIPGFPGMVITSLDDLKVVAEIAEDNLKNIKLGQKVTIYIPSVGYEGEGKLVAIIPAANPMTHKFKVKVAFKKDKNVRIIPGMYAKLTFK; translated from the coding sequence ATGAAGAGATTGGTAATATTTGTATTGCTAGCAATTTCGAGTTTTGCTGCGGGATTTAGCCTCTCAGGAACAGTATATAGCGATGATACAAAGATGCTTGGTACTCGCTATATGGGATTTGTCAAAAAGGTTTTAGCCCATGAGGGAGACTGGGTAAAAAAGGGGCAGGTACTCTATATTATTGATTCAAAAGAGATAGACCTTGCCAAATCGCAAGTAGAGCTTATGATTTCTCAAGCAAGACTTGCAGTAGCAATGAATTACAATATGTACATCTTTGCCAAAACGAACTATGAACGCCATCAAAGACTCTTCAAAAAAGGGATGGTATCAAAGTTTGAGCTTGAAAAGATGCAATTGATGTACAATAACTCAAAAAATATGTATGAGATAGCTAAAAAGCAGCTACGCCAAGCAAAAACGAAACTTGCTGAAGTTTTGCATCAGTATGAATATCTTAAAATCAAAGCTCCGAATGATGGAGTGATTATTCAAAATAACGTCAAAGTAGGACAGCTTACAATTCCTGGCTTTCCTGGTATGGTGATTACATCTTTAGATGATCTTAAAGTTGTAGCAGAGATTGCTGAAGATAATCTCAAAAACATTAAATTAGGGCAAAAAGTGACTATCTATATCCCATCAGTAGGGTATGAGGGCGAAGGAAAATTGGTAGCAATTATCCCAGCTGCAAATCCTATGACACACAAATTCAAAGTAAAAGTTGCTTTCAAAAAAGATAAAAATGTACGTATCATTCCTGGAATGTATGCGAAGCTTACATTCAAATAA